In Pseudomonadota bacterium, the following are encoded in one genomic region:
- a CDS encoding lytic transglycosylase domain-containing protein — MKIPEKFNPLSTIISAIIIFTLTTFSITEAFTDENTEKEMIIAKTVEYLKEKRVRANEDTLKTIANTVYEESQQYNLDYRLILAVMKVESNFRHNAISRKGARGLLQIKPALAKHIAKDAGVQVRGAKCLYEPEKNIKIGVNYLSKLMDMFENLYSALHAYNVGPAKVKKTHTTDDNVPITRFTKKVLKEYQQMVLILPDPEGQQDSSD, encoded by the coding sequence ATGAAAATTCCTGAGAAATTTAACCCCCTTTCCACAATAATCTCTGCAATAATCATATTCACCCTGACCACTTTCTCAATCACTGAAGCCTTTACTGATGAAAACACGGAAAAGGAAATGATCATAGCGAAGACAGTGGAATATTTAAAAGAGAAAAGGGTGAGGGCTAATGAAGATACATTAAAAACTATTGCAAATACTGTATATGAAGAGTCTCAACAATACAACCTGGATTATAGACTTATTCTGGCTGTGATGAAAGTGGAGAGTAATTTCAGACATAATGCCATTTCCAGAAAAGGGGCAAGAGGGCTTCTCCAGATAAAACCAGCACTGGCAAAGCATATTGCGAAAGACGCAGGGGTGCAGGTAAGGGGAGCAAAATGCCTCTATGAGCCCGAAAAGAACATCAAAATCGGCGTTAACTATCTTTCAAAACTCATGGATATGTTTGAAAATCTTTATTCAGCGCTCCATGCCTATAATGTGGGACCTGCAAAGGTAAAGAAAACACACACAACTGACGACAATGTACCCATAACCCGTTTCACAAAAAAGGTGTTAAAAGAGTATCAACAAATGGTTTTAATCCTTCCTGACCCAGAGGGTCAGCAGGACTCCTCAGATTAA